A stretch of the Medicago truncatula cultivar Jemalong A17 chromosome 5, MtrunA17r5.0-ANR, whole genome shotgun sequence genome encodes the following:
- the LOC120580686 gene encoding uncharacterized mitochondrial protein AtMg00370, producing the protein MIYQSFILDRLVVLCLKILNSAIVMGLYYGFLTTFSIGPSYLFLIRARVMDKGTETEITATTGFITGQLMMFISIYYAPLHLALIRPHTIIVLTLPYLFFNFVYKKNKHYYSADSHFYLDLDYGYKNPNSIRKKI; encoded by the coding sequence ATGATTTATCAATCGTTTATACTAGATCGTTTAGTAGTTTTATGCCTTAAAATACTAAATTCAGCCATTGTGATGGGATTGTATTATGGATTTCTGACTACATTCTCCATAGGGCCATCTTATCTCTTCCTTATTCGAGCCCGGGTTATGGACAAAGGGACCGAGACGGAAATAACAGCAACAACCGGGTTTATTACGGGACAACTTATGATGTTCATATCGATCTATTATGCTCCTTTGCATTTGGCTTTGATTAGACCTCATACAATCATTGTCCTAACTCTACCgtatcttttctttaatttcgtatacaaaaaaaacaaacactaTTATTCGGCGGATTCTCACttttatttggatttggattacGGATACAAGAATCCAAATTCAATACGTAAAAAGATATGA
- the LOC11411196 gene encoding aspartic proteinase CDR1 gives MNTLCFLTLSLFSLCFIASFSHALSNGFSVELIHRDSPKSPYYKPTENKYQHFVDAARRSINRANHFFKDSDTSTPESTVIPDRGGYLMTYSVGTPPTKIYGIADTGSDIVWLQCEPCEQCYNQTTPIFNPSKSSSYKNIPCLSKLCHSVRDTSCSDQNSCQYKISYGDSSHSQGDLSVDTLSLESTSGSPVSFPKTVIGCGTDNAGTFGGASSGIVGLGGGPVSLITQLGSSIGGKFSYCLVPLLNKESNASSILSFGDAAVVSGDGVVSTPLIKKDPVFYFLTLQAFSVGNKRVEFGGSSEGGDDEGNIIIDSGTTLTLIPSDVYTNLESAVVDLVKLDRVDDPNQQFSLCYSLKSNEYDFPIITAHFKGADIELHSISTFVPITDGIVCFAFQPSPQLGSIFGNLAQQNLLVGYDLQQKTVSFKPTDCTKVSKNRDEDEDESYKHKRLTITNIAQGGRRGTYRHLVLLPEHNSNTFRKQDNYSVVESKIAQGGRRGTLDALCKIHLVYKAILLFTKLNDIEECHRNLAQRLGGSAEELKHWSKTHCNQLRNDIEECRRNLARFRGSADAEFFESLQWKMTQLLVQEDVYWRQRAKSH, from the exons ATGAACACACTTTGCTTTCTCactctttctttgttttcccTTTGTTTCATTGCTTCTTTTTCTCATGCTCTAAGCAATGGTTTTAGTGTTGAACTCATCCACCGTGACTCCCCAAAATCACCATACTACAAACCTACCGAAAATAAATACCAACACTTTGTCGATGCAGCACGTCGTTCCATCAATCGTGCCAATCATTTCTTTAAAGATTCTGACACAAGTACACCTGAATCAACTGTAATCCCCGATAGGGGTGGTTATCTCATGACCTATTCAGTTGGTACCCCTCCAACTAAGATATACGGTATTGCTGATACAGGTAGTGACATTGTTTGGCTTCAATGTGAGCCTTGTGAACAATGTTACAACCAAACCACTCCCATTTTTAATCCATCAAAATCATCTAGTTACAAAAACATTCCTTGTTTGTCTAAGCTATGTCATTCTGTGAGAGACACCTCTTGCAGTGACCAAAATTCTTGTCAATATAAAATTAGTTATGGAGATTCTTCACATTCACAAGGAGATCTTAGTGTTGATACTCTTTCATTGGAATCCACCAGTGGAAGTCCTGTTTCATTTCCTAAAACAGTGATAGGTTGTGGAACTGATAATGCGGGGACGTTTGGAGGTGCAAGCTCTGGTATAGTTGGCCTTGGAGGCGGGCCGGTGTCTCTCATAACACAATTGGGATCATCAATTGGTGGTAAATTCTCTTATTGTTTGGTGCCATTGTTGAACAAGGAGTCAAACGCATCAAGTATACTCAGTTTTGGAGATGCCGCTGTGGTTTCGGGTGACGGTGTTGTGTCAACTCCTCTAATAAAAAAAGACCCCGTTTTCTACTTTTTGACATTACAAGCATTTAGTGTTGGAAACAAAAGAGTAGAATTTGGAGGCTCTTCGGAAGGTGGTGATGATGAAGGTAACATCATAATTGATTCAGGTACAACATTGACACTTATACCTTCCGACGTCTATACTAACTTGGAATCAGCTGTGGTGGATTTGGTGAAACTAGATCGTGTTGATGATCCTAATCAACAATTCAGCCTATGCTATAGTTTGAAATCAAATGAATATGATTTTCCTATAATCACCGCACATTTTAAAGGTGCCGATATTGAGTTGCATTCTATTAGTACCTTTGTTCCAATTACTGATGGTATTGTTTGCTTTGCTTTCCAACCATCTCCTCAACTTGGTTCCATCTTTGGGAACTTGGCTCAACAAAATTTGTTGGTTGGTTACGATCTTCAACAAAAAACAGTGTCGTTTAAACCTACTGATTGTACCAAAGT ATCCAAGAAcagagatgaagatgaagatgaatcaTACAAACACAAGAGGTTGACAATTACAAACATTGCACAAGGAGGCAGAAGAGGTACATACAGACACTTGGTTTTACTGCCAGAACACAACAGTAATACATTTAGAAAACAGGACAATTACTCAGTTGTAGAGAGTAAAATTGCACAAGGAGGCAGGAGAGGTACATTGGATGCTCTATGCAAAATTCATCTTGTTTATAAGGCAATTTTATTGTTCACAAAACTTAATGACATTGAGGAGTGTCATAGGAACCTTGCGCAGAGGCTAGGAGGTAGCGCAGAGGAGTTGAAACATTGGAGCAAGACGCACTGCAATCAGCTACGTAATGACATTGAGGAGTGTCGTAGGAACCTTGCTAGATTCCGTGGGTCTGCTGATGCTGAATTTTTTGAGAGCCTTCAATGGAAAATGACTCAGTTACTAGTACAAGAAGACGTCTATTGGAGGCAAAGAGCTAAAAGTCATTAG